In Nitrospirota bacterium, a single window of DNA contains:
- a CDS encoding peptide chain release factor 3, translated as MSLPIEKSSSDELAREVSRRRTFAIISHPDAGKTTLTEKLLLYAGAVHLAGAVHARSNQRASKSDWMELEQARGISITSTALQFDYQGVRVNLLDTPGHQDFSEDTYRTLMAVDSAVMVLDCAKGIEPQTKKLFAVCRKRNIPIMTFINKMDLPGRHPFELLEEIEQTLNMTAVPFNWPIGEGSGFLGLYDLQDPQVLFFQRTLHNQKRAPMRVETFPHPSLAETLGEAYGPLQEEIALLSGAGTKFDRDRFLAGQLTPVFFGSALTNFGVEPFLNGFLQLAPPPGPRMSSEGLVQPTDEKFSGFVFKIQANMDPQHRDRMAFLRIVSGRFEKDMMVHHARLDRKIRMTRPHRLFGRDRETIEEAYPGDVVGFVNPGLFAIGDTLCSGNPRSFDAIPLFPPECFGVLRSQDLTKQKQFQKGLQQLEEEGVMQVFYSPDHVRREPVLAAVGELQFDVVASRLDSEYGVKTTVERMPFVLARWVTGDPDVIARIYWPQDTRRLVDKDGRMVMLFGSERLLAYCMKEYASLKFQLREEVGKPDA; from the coding sequence ATGTCTTTGCCGATCGAAAAGTCGTCGTCCGATGAACTGGCGCGAGAAGTCTCCCGGCGACGCACCTTTGCCATCATTTCGCACCCGGACGCAGGAAAAACCACTCTGACTGAAAAGCTCCTCCTCTATGCTGGAGCCGTCCACCTCGCCGGGGCCGTCCATGCACGGTCCAATCAGCGAGCGTCGAAGTCGGACTGGATGGAGCTGGAACAGGCGCGCGGCATCTCTATCACCTCCACCGCGCTGCAGTTCGACTATCAGGGTGTGCGGGTCAACCTGCTCGACACGCCTGGCCACCAGGACTTCAGCGAAGACACCTACCGCACCCTCATGGCCGTGGACAGCGCCGTCATGGTGCTGGACTGTGCCAAGGGCATCGAGCCCCAGACCAAGAAACTCTTCGCCGTCTGCCGCAAACGCAATATCCCGATCATGACCTTCATCAATAAGATGGACCTGCCGGGGCGCCATCCCTTCGAACTACTCGAAGAGATCGAACAGACCCTGAACATGACGGCAGTGCCCTTCAATTGGCCCATCGGGGAAGGCTCCGGGTTTCTAGGGCTCTACGACCTTCAAGACCCCCAAGTGCTCTTCTTTCAACGGACGCTCCATAACCAGAAACGGGCGCCGATGCGAGTGGAGACCTTCCCCCACCCGAGCCTGGCCGAGACGCTTGGAGAAGCCTATGGCCCGCTCCAGGAAGAGATCGCCCTCCTGAGCGGCGCCGGCACGAAATTCGACCGCGACCGTTTTCTCGCAGGCCAGCTCACGCCGGTTTTCTTCGGAAGTGCCCTCACCAACTTCGGCGTCGAACCCTTTCTGAACGGCTTCCTTCAGCTTGCGCCTCCGCCAGGCCCTCGCATGAGTTCGGAGGGACTGGTGCAGCCGACGGACGAAAAGTTCTCCGGCTTCGTCTTCAAGATTCAGGCGAACATGGACCCGCAACATCGCGACAGAATGGCGTTTCTCCGTATCGTGTCTGGCCGATTTGAGAAGGATATGATGGTTCACCATGCGCGGTTGGACCGGAAGATCCGGATGACGCGACCGCACCGGCTCTTCGGGCGGGACCGGGAAACGATCGAGGAGGCTTACCCGGGCGATGTCGTAGGATTCGTGAACCCCGGCCTCTTTGCCATCGGCGACACCCTCTGTTCCGGCAATCCCCGCTCTTTCGATGCGATTCCGCTCTTTCCCCCGGAATGTTTCGGCGTGCTCCGCAGCCAGGACCTCACGAAGCAGAAGCAATTCCAGAAGGGACTCCAGCAGCTGGAAGAGGAAGGGGTCATGCAGGTGTTCTATTCCCCGGACCATGTGCGGCGCGAGCCGGTCCTGGCCGCAGTCGGAGAACTCCAGTTCGATGTGGTCGCCTCGCGCCTCGACAGCGAATATGGGGTCAAGACGACTGTCGAACGCATGCCCTTCGTCCTGGCCCGCTGGGTGACTGGCGATCCAGACGTGATTGCCCGCATCTACTGGCCGCAGGACACGAGACGGCTTGTGGACAAGGACGGGAGGATGGTGATGCTCTTCGGCTCAGAACGGTTGCTCGCCTACTGTATGAAAGAATATGCCTCCCTTAAGTTTCAACTGCGGGAAGAAGTTGGCAAGCCAGACGCCTAA
- a CDS encoding ABC transporter permease: MEDTTQDPFVLRRYVVLATKNLRRRPMRTGLTVAGVALAVTVAVSLGGFMLGYRGAIDKSINMLGYQVMIMAKGCPYEAATMMLKGGTGLLYLPGDTYQQVKSDPDIESITPIFVGVAEKQASSIRDEGAASNFTIISGIDVPSFLVMKPWLGFKKGPGYANGRWFTPGSKDEVVLGFEAAEYEQRKVGDSFYASITPAGKPNPVMYQFTVVGVLERTGTQDDGTVFLPIDATREYFNRPNQLTILGIKLKKFSSFKMREFEMRWLKLPEVQVVGLQQVKNTLVNLVATAQTMIAAVAAIAVIVALIGVINTILMSVYERTAEIGIMKALGARRGSIFQLIWLETLMVCFVGALAGSALAVIGAGLVEKAIKGLADLGLSGSIVQITPALVGYTVLVAVVLGFFAGLYPAWRASSMRPVEAIGKGG, encoded by the coding sequence ATGGAGGATACAACACAAGATCCGTTTGTGCTTCGGCGCTATGTCGTGCTGGCCACGAAGAACCTGCGCAGGCGTCCGATGCGCACGGGGCTCACCGTCGCCGGCGTCGCGCTGGCGGTGACGGTGGCCGTGTCGCTCGGAGGCTTTATGCTGGGCTACCGAGGGGCCATCGACAAGAGCATCAATATGCTGGGCTACCAGGTCATGATCATGGCCAAAGGCTGTCCCTACGAGGCCGCGACCATGATGCTCAAAGGAGGGACAGGATTGCTCTACCTGCCGGGCGACACCTACCAACAGGTCAAGAGCGATCCGGACATCGAAAGCATCACGCCGATTTTCGTTGGGGTGGCGGAGAAACAGGCCAGCAGCATCCGTGACGAAGGTGCCGCCAGTAATTTCACGATCATCAGCGGCATTGATGTGCCGAGTTTCCTGGTCATGAAGCCCTGGCTCGGGTTCAAGAAGGGGCCGGGGTACGCCAATGGCCGATGGTTTACTCCTGGGAGCAAAGACGAGGTGGTCCTGGGCTTCGAAGCTGCCGAGTACGAGCAGCGCAAGGTCGGCGACAGCTTCTATGCCTCGATCACGCCGGCGGGCAAGCCCAATCCCGTCATGTATCAATTCACGGTCGTGGGCGTGCTGGAGCGGACCGGAACGCAGGACGACGGGACGGTCTTTCTGCCGATCGATGCGACGCGTGAATATTTCAACCGGCCAAACCAGTTGACGATCCTCGGCATCAAACTTAAGAAATTCAGTTCGTTCAAAATGCGCGAGTTCGAGATGCGCTGGCTCAAGCTGCCGGAGGTCCAGGTGGTCGGGTTGCAGCAGGTCAAGAATACGCTGGTCAACCTCGTCGCCACGGCCCAGACCATGATTGCAGCCGTGGCCGCCATCGCCGTCATCGTCGCCCTCATCGGTGTCATCAACACAATTCTCATGAGTGTGTATGAGCGTACGGCGGAAATCGGCATCATGAAAGCGCTCGGCGCGAGGCGAGGCAGCATCTTCCAGCTCATCTGGCTGGAAACCCTGATGGTGTGTTTTGTCGGGGCGCTGGCCGGTTCGGCGCTGGCGGTCATCGGCGCGGGTCTTGTCGAAAAGGCGATCAAAGGGCTGGCCGATCTGGGCCTGTCGGGGTCGATCGTGCAAATTACTCCGGCCCTCGTTGGATACACCGTCCTCGTTGCCGTGGTGCTGGGATTCTTCGCCGGGCTCTATCCTGCCTGGCGTGCATCGTCGATGCGGCCCGTCGAAGCGATCGGGAAGGGCGGGTGA
- a CDS encoding ABC transporter ATP-binding protein gives MHDTIIEAHGLKRYYYRGSETVKALDGVDLSIRTGEIVSILGPSGSGKTTLINLLSCLDAPTEGTLMVAGKSVAGLSEDELVEVRRGLLGFVFQQFSLLPTLTVSENVELPLMFLGRRTDAGRIAEVLRMVGLSDRATHLPRELSGGQMQRVAIARALIVNPKILVADEPTGNLDKATGESIITLFKHLAADKGLAILITTHNPVFGYETDRAITLEDGRIVKEEDLRKGR, from the coding sequence ATGCATGACACCATCATCGAAGCCCATGGGCTCAAACGGTATTACTATCGCGGCAGCGAGACGGTCAAGGCGCTGGACGGCGTGGACCTGTCGATCCGGACCGGCGAGATCGTTTCGATCCTCGGTCCATCTGGCTCGGGCAAGACGACGCTCATCAACCTGCTCTCCTGCCTCGATGCGCCGACAGAAGGGACGCTCATGGTGGCAGGCAAGTCGGTCGCCGGACTCTCCGAGGACGAGCTGGTCGAGGTCAGACGCGGCCTGCTGGGGTTCGTGTTCCAACAGTTCTCCTTGTTGCCGACGCTGACGGTTTCGGAGAACGTCGAGCTCCCGCTGATGTTTCTGGGGCGTCGAACCGATGCCGGGAGGATCGCGGAGGTGCTGAGGATGGTCGGCCTGAGCGATCGGGCCACCCATTTGCCGCGAGAGCTTTCAGGAGGGCAGATGCAACGGGTGGCGATCGCGCGAGCCTTGATCGTGAATCCAAAGATTCTGGTCGCGGACGAGCCCACCGGGAACCTCGACAAGGCGACGGGAGAGTCCATCATCACGTTGTTCAAACATCTGGCAGCCGACAAAGGGCTGGCGATCCTCATCACGACGCACAACCCAGTGTTCGGCTATGAGACGGACCGTGCCATTACGCTGGAAGATGGCAGGATCGTCAAGGAAGAGGATCTGCGAAAGGGGAGATGA
- a CDS encoding heme-binding beta-barrel domain-containing protein codes for MDHSLIAHLGPLAALAGVWEGQKGEDVAPSDDRGTERNQFRERMTFEPMGPVRNHEQTLYGLRYATTVWRLGETDPFHEELGYWLWDAQAKQVLRCFIVPRGVTVIAGGTVEPSATSFSLAADVSSHTYGICSNQFLDKAFKTVRYELTITVLDADQFRYEEDTQLQIPGQAELFHHTDKNTLSRVKS; via the coding sequence ATGGATCACAGTTTGATCGCACATCTTGGGCCGCTTGCGGCGTTGGCTGGAGTGTGGGAGGGACAGAAGGGGGAGGATGTGGCGCCTTCGGACGATCGCGGGACTGAGCGCAATCAGTTTCGTGAGCGGATGACCTTCGAGCCCATGGGCCCGGTCCGCAATCACGAACAAACCCTCTATGGGTTGCGCTATGCCACGACTGTGTGGCGTCTCGGGGAGACGGACCCCTTTCACGAGGAACTGGGCTACTGGCTGTGGGATGCCCAGGCCAAGCAAGTGCTCCGCTGTTTCATTGTGCCCCGCGGGGTCACGGTGATTGCCGGCGGGACGGTCGAACCGTCGGCCACGTCCTTCTCCCTTGCGGCGGATGTGTCGTCGCACACCTACGGCATTTGCTCAAATCAATTTCTAGACAAAGCATTCAAGACGGTGCGGTATGAATTGACTATCACGGTGCTGGATGCCGACCAGTTTCGTTATGAGGAGGATACACAACTCCAGATTCCCGGCCAAGCAGAGCTATTCCATCACACGGATAAGAATACCCTCTCGCGCGTCAAGTCGTGA